Within Topomyia yanbarensis strain Yona2022 chromosome 2, ASM3024719v1, whole genome shotgun sequence, the genomic segment tttttgcactgattttgacaaacaagcattcgttggaaaggttatacatctggcaatgTTGAAGGAGATTGTTTATTGTTTGTATTCATCAACAACCATTTGTTGTTGAGCCCCAATGATGATagaataattaataaattaacatgaaatacaaattaaaaGATTAGCATTAATATACACAATTAAGGTACATTATACAATACAAATAATATAATCGAACATATTAACTAATATAGTCAGTGTGGATCTGATCCTGAGAGCATACTCGTAAACCGACGACGGAGTGTTGCGCGTGGAAGATGGTAGTCGAAGACAGAGGTGACTTTATTGAAGGTTCACTGGATACTGTTGATAGCTGTGTTCATCCCATAGTTGGTTCAACGAAACGGCAACCGTAGCAAACCCCTATTTCTTAGAGCTCTGGGGATGACGTTGAGCGAGATATCCTGCAAAAGGGCGGTGCAGTCGATTCTCTTCTGCAAAATGTCTGCTACGAAGAGTGCTTTGAAGATATCCCGCCGGGTTCGCAAGGTGTCCAGGTCAATAAGTTGACACCGACTTTCGTAGATGGGTAACCGATGCTGATCATGCCACGGTAGCCTGCGCAAAGCGTATCTAATAAACCTGCGTTGTATAGATTCGATTCTTTCCGCACTGTTTAGGTAGATAGGGCTCCACACTGCGGAGCTGAAGCCAATAGTTGGGCAGACCAATGCATAGTACAGTGGCTTCAAACAATATACGTCGGTGAAGTCTCTAGCGTTTGTGATGCTTCATCGACGATGAACGAGACGTGTTGttggcaataatgattttatgcctGGCTTAATATTTTTCGAGCTAAGCCCAATAAAACGCAGGTAcgttttttcgatgttttttttttaatctgagAGTTTCATAGGTCACTATATtccaggttaaataaaacaatgtacatgACTATAAAATCAGGGGctaaacttttatttgaagagtatgaatactgtggattatttaaaaatttataacactaataataaatgcaatccattgacgtcattcagttaagaaaatgaggaagtggtaaatgatgtgaaaaatcatgaaaccgctgaaggaaatgttgaaaaaaaaagtttcttcagcagctgcgtctggctttgtacttgcgaatgacttcttcggtgtcctcgtcgtcaccagtgtatggtattgaagttgtgcattccggctcacgtggttgctttGATGTGCAAGGATCACGTTTGCGCATTTTTTGGATTGTTTCCTTTTCCTTTTCGATCATGATTTTTTATTCGATTATATACTTCAAtaacaccttaaattattatacacgctgtgtttggtagaacaagttAATTCGAAAAAAATAGGCATCTCTAAAACTTCAGTATGTGATAGAATGGACATATTGCAATCAAAAGTAAAATAATCGGTCAGCTGCAGaacaaattttgattttaaagatttttgtttgaaaattttttcaatgaaactgtttGACATTTTTGCCACTAGGTATTGCTAAAAACatacaaatattacttttttgtaaaaattgtaggACTTCTTATTATCAAACGATATAGCTAAAAGGCTTTTCTTGTGCTCACAATAGTCAATGAGAAATAAAAGTTTTAATTATTGTACGAAAATAGAAACCTCAacataaaagtagatatagaaaataccacctttacccgaaaagggtgttgctgttactgtcttcAGATTCTGGACAGATTTGCCAGTTTTCTCGATATACGGTCTTCGCACTTTTCTTATTATTATGcgagaaatcttcaataaacagacttaaataactaagaaaatttactgaatgtatggttcAGCGCGATGCTTTCTTTTTCGTTTATTGTAGTGCTCTGTGAGTAACACTTCCGGAATttctttttaaatgaaatttggTTTTGATTCCTTTTCCTAAGATGGTTTCGATGCCTTGAGTTTAAGCGAAACCCTGTATTTACACATTCTGATGAATGGAATCTGCCCCAAAAGTTTTCAAACATatactcaaatttttttcgctttcaatcatctttctttgaAAAGGACTAACaggattttcaatcaaaagtcaCTCTAATATTCGTCACTTTTACAATGACTCAAATTGTatgattaaatttatttaaatagaAAGCTTCGAATTTAAGGATCTGATCAGGACAGGGGTAATTCTAATAAATGAACGAATGAAAATATCAAGAAATGACGAATACAtgatagaaaaaattaaatctcTTTACTATTATGATCAACATTTTTAAATGGAAAgagtaggggagagtgggtacacttgatcccacttttgtttttttctcataacatttcaattaaataaattttgtagTCACTTTAAATTGTAAGTGCTATGAATAATATGTAAATTCGAATACTATGCCCTGTCAGTATTATACACAAAtttgaaaatcatgtcaaaacgaggtttttgtaaaaacgtgtggtaacttgatcccctgcctactagggctaaagaaacaaagcacactatgactaATTGACATGAATGTTCAGCTAAtcacctatcctgacaaattaattaattagactatctttttagatgcacgacaaacattaatcacagtagaaagtcaagacaagCATTTGCGctaaatcagtgctgtttaactggcttCTCCAAACTTCAGTAACTTATACCATAATTTGTTCacgcaaaaaacattttagatcaattaatagtgccagatactttatgaaaatgatgtttttctatttctacacatttcgaaagtgtttgagagagctaatgatagggatcaagtgTACCCAGTGTTACGGGGATCAATGATACCTattgtatgaggtgaacaaaatttatttttttgcatgtgttgtgaaactttttattcgaaaaacgtttttttctagacaaaagtccttagaaagtaatcgtgcttgaaaatattcatatataattAGTTCGCCGATATCAGACAAccgtttaaaaaaattgtaaaaagatcttcgagatcatattttctaaaatattgcacaacttttccaaaccaaatgatATACgttagatttgttttttaaacatcataatccaccaaatatttcattttctttttgtgTTGTGGTAAATTTTGATgtatagattatgagatatggccagggaatcaaatatccccaaggatcaagtgtcctcactctcccccaTCGAAGTCTGGTCAATATTTTTCTAGCTTCCATGCTCATGAAATATCATTGGCGCCCAAGAACCGACGGAATCTAATTTTCCTTTTAAAATGGGACTATATAAACACTTAAATTCATCTCAATATGTACACTGTTCATCTAAACCTTTGTGAGTCCTtgcaaatgaactttttaaCCACTAGACTAATAATGCTAatataaaaactgataaaatgctaataactttctcggatgattttatatcaatttatgtttttgtaaagttgtagacaatgaaatttttcatcagattctcgattttagtattatttgaatgtctatagtagtCTATAGTAACAAAATGTGGATACTATCCTTGTAAAACTCAAGTTTTCAAACACAAATCATTGAAatgaaaagttgttctagacccccgacCGATTATTTTGCGATCAGTtgcaaataaaagtgaaaagtCCGTTCTATCGTACCCTAAAGTTTCGTGAATGCcgatttgttttaaaaaaagttgttcttcgacaaagacaccgtttATAATATTAACTCACGCGAAACTTCGGGcgcgctttcattgatgacaAGCAATTTTctttcacacgagcacgtaTTGTTTCGAACGGGATCTTAAATTGTTTAGAGGTTGATCGAatcttgaacagatgcaattgCCTTTTTCATGTCCTCTTTACTTCGTTTTGGCATATTCCACACAGAATTACGCATCATTttcctgtcaaaataattcaaatttacattatgTAGTGAGCTAGACCCGAGCAAAAGAAAATAACTTCAGAATACCAAATTCAGGTATGCTGCACCCAATACTTGAACCCCACAATAAGCTATTGAGGAGCcttgcataagaggtaaaatacctgaaataatattacaatacctgaataataacaaaaccttttcaaccttccaataacaaaatttactgtttggaggtattcaataaggtattgatttggtatacgtaaaaatcactggaatacataaataatactaaaataaagtattatacctcattgaggtattaagcaggtattgaagaatgtTTCTGCAATACCTGCTGAATACCTCAAACAGgtattaataatcaattaataccaggttttggtataataccagaaaatagtatgctcgggttattggcCAGCTATTTTCTCTTGGTCGGGTAGCGTCCCCAAACGGCTAACCTATCGTGCCCACAAGCGTACGTTTTATGTTGATGtacgtattttttcaaaaactaaaatatcgaaaaaccaacacaaaactcgtgttctgcataaatttttacggaagaAAAACCTCACATTACATTTTCTATATTGATTTAATGTAGAATTCAAAGGTGATGCAATGCCCTAATTGACACTCATAATTATTCACACAGTAGGTAGGGAAATAGAATATTGTTATATACACTGGAGTGGGAAGTGGCTATTTTGGAATATGATaaatttttgacaatttaaTGCTGTGCTATACGTactcaaacttttttcaaaaaaaaaaactactaaaacatgattgtatgttgtcatccgcactagtatttcttcccaacgcacACATTGTTAGAATAATCTAAGCTTTCTGTTAAaggcaattgaagctcaaagttgaaaattcgatgaaaacgtggaaaaaaaactattttgtgtttagtggtaatcttcattaaacaaattttaactatttttggaaattttaataactaaaaaaatatttttgagtagcctgttaatagcattttactgtagatgtgaattggtttagtggaataattcggaagtttagcttttttggtaaaacactttgcccgcctaaaggcggtgttgggcgaaaaaaaatttcagtcttTTGTGATTACTTATCGCACCGAAACTAGCTTTATGTGCtattttagctgaaaagaagcatgttttaaaatctttgtgtgaatgctgctgttagaatatggatgtccttatcatttaattatatttaggggagtctggggtaagttggcggaatctttttttctccttttgtattagacatatggcgctgtttatagtcctgcacttcaagtactgtgtaATACATTCTCTCATGNNNNNNNNNNNNNNNNNNNNNNNNNNNNNNNNNNNNNNNNNNNNNNNNNNNNNNNNNNNNNNNNNNNNNNNNNNNNNNNNNNNNNNNNNNNNNNNNNNNNNNNNNNNNNNNNNNNNNNNNNNNNNNNNNNNNNNNNNNNNNNNNNNNNNNNNNNNNNNNNNNNNNNNNNNNNNNNNNNNNNNNNNNNNNNNNNNNNNNNNNNNNNNNNNNNNNNNNNNNNNNNNNNNNNNNNNNNNNNNNNNNNNNNNNNNNNNNNNNNNNNNNNNNNNNNNNNNNNNNNNNNNNNNNNNNNNNNNNNNNNNNNNNNNNNNNNNNNNNNNNNNNNNNNNNNNNNNNNNNNNNNNNNNNNNNNNNNNNNNNNNNNNNNNNNNNNNNNNNNNNNNNNNNNNNNNNNNNNNNNNNNNNNNNNNNNNNNNNNNNNNNNNNNNNNNNNNNNNNNNNNNNNNNNNNNNNNNNNNNNNNNNNNNNNNNNNNNNNNNNNNNNNNNNNNNNNNNNNNNNtagaaacatgtagtatgtgataaaaatgttagATTGATTAGTACTAGATAAATTTTGGCGAAATGTGTGttaataaaacggtcattattatgtgtattatagcaacatatctaaatatgacaaagaaattggctgcactgccaacctcgctagttgCATGCCATACTTGtagaaacgaataaaaaaaattacgtgTTAATCGTaccttttacttattttattgatAAATACATCAgaataaaatgtacaaaatttTCTCTCCAAACGTTTCTGATGTAGTCAGGATACTTGGATACTGCGTAGTTAATGAAAATTGTCAAGAAATGTCCGGTTCGCGATGACAGTAAACTGCTGGTTCGCGATGGGCACTCACTTTTTCCACATTGCACATCCTGTCCCAGGTTTCCCTTGGTGTCAAAACTACTACTTCAGTCAACAACTCTAGCAAAGGAACTGCACTTCTAAACGGTCGCAATCTTGAGAAGTGTCAAGCCAATATTTTCGAttatgcccatatgagcctgcctagttctagttttccgttctaagtttataactgattcgctctagaatacctatccgtctttcaatttcattgctttcgtttctcttagtctcaaatttgccgaaaatagccaacaaaatcggtacagtagaaccttgcggcaattaaaacatagtaacaatctTGAGAATTTGAAATCATCATTGTGCTAGTGGCAGAATCTCAAACTATTCGATGTACCACTTCGTAGATTTTCATCTCTTGAGAAACTGTACCGAAGACTCCGTTCTGCCAATAAATGAGGAACTCGAGATGTAGTAGCCCAAAAATAACATGCTTACTGTCACCGCCTAGTGGAAGAATCTCAAACTAGTTTGCAAACCACCTCGTAGGTGTTGATCTCCTGAACaacattgctgaagacacaatgCACAGATCTGTCGAAAAACCAGAAACTTGAGATAGATATCAACCTTGCAATTTCATAGTATTCATTTCTCTTATTCTTTAATTGGCCggaaatagccaacaaaatcgatacaaccaATTATTTTTAGTCTTTGGGAGGGGGTTAACCGCACCCCCAGACTGCTACTTCCAATATCATAATTTTACTAACACGAAACCTGTTGAtccaacaacatttttttctctatTTCCCCAGGGTCTTGACGGAGCATGGCTGCGACACTACAGCTGGCGGTGTCAACCGGTGGATTGGACAGAATCACCCCCTGCAATGCGGGTAATGTTAACATCATCTTTGCGCCATTGATTCAATTTATATACAGATTAACAACTTGTACTTGTTTCCATCTCCCCTTCCAAAAATCCGCAAAGGTTGCCCGAGGATGCTACGTGTACTTCCTGGCCAAACTTTCCGAACTGCTAGACACCGTATTCTTCACACTGCGGAAAAAAGACAAACAGATTAGCTTCCTGCATTTGTACCACCACACGGTGATGCCGATGATCTCCTGGGGTGCCACCAAGTATTACCCCGGAGGACACGGAACGTTCATAGGTTTGATTATACATTTTCGACTCGGAACATTCTCAATTAGTTGAGAATGTTCCGGATATTTTTACATGTTGAGAGCACATGTCAGAGTCCGGTGTTCTTTTCTCTTTCTACTATTTCACAGGAGTAATCAACTCATTCGTTCATATTGTGATGTACAGCTATTACATGATGGCTGCCATGGGTCCACAGTTCCACAAGTATCTGTGGTGGAAGAAATACATCACCGATCTGCAGATGGTCAGCGATCTCGCCCAGAAAACATACAAACCTTTAATTTATGCATTTATTATTCCATTTCACCCACACACAGATCCAGTTCGGAATGGCCTTCATGCACTCCGCCCAGCTGCTGTGGACTGATTGTGGATATCCTCGCTGGTCGGTGTGCTTCACCCTGCCAAATGCAATCTTCTTCTACATGTTGTTCAACGATTTCTACAAAAACACCTACGGAGTCAGGCGTGCTGCCCGGTTGGCCGCTGCAAAACGCAAAGCGGAAGAGGAAAGAGTGTTGCGGGAGATCCACGGAAAACCCGCCGATAAAGAGCTGTAGGCTCCCTGGACTGGTCCAATGGATACCACCAAATTTCACCACCGTAGTTTAATCACAttccctacccccccccccccctcaaccACTTCGCCATCAGTCTGTCTCAGTCTTCAAGGAGAAAATTCATTCCCTGTTCGTAGAACAAAGTTCATATTTGCTCATTACCAGATCTACTCATAGGTTAGTGCAAAGTTGTGTGAGAGAACCTTCGTTTTGTAAGGGCGTTTCCTAGGTATGTAAGATAATTTTAGTCAGTCTAGTTGAATGAAAGTGTAGAAATGTTTTACCAACTAGAAATAAAAGCGACAAGTATTAGAACGACGACAGACGAAGTTATTCTCTTGTTCACAAGCCCCATGAAGATCCAGCCAGCAGAACCACCACCAGTTAAAGTTCCGCATTTTGTGTCGTATACTCCAATAACATTCCTAAACTAAAGCCCACACTAAACTGGTTCTGTGAATCTCATTAAGTACATTGACCGTTTTTGGTGGGATTTGCTAATTTTACTGAACAGGATAGGCATCCCGCGGAGAACGAGTTCTGTCTTTTCGCTCCGGAATGGTCCCGCGTCGCAaccaattcaatttatttataacCAAAAGATTTACACATTCTCAAATCTCTGCGACTCAGTTGGTTGCCCCAAGACGGGCAGATCGGCGAGCATCGCGAACGTGCAAACACTGTGACCATGGCATCAATAAGAAATATGAAAGAATCGCGTGTATTTTTAATGGCCGGACCTCAATCGGCATTCATCTGTTACGGcaagcgacgacgacgacggcgtCGAATTCGATGACAAATCCCTCGGCCCGCTTGGCTGCTAGTCTGAAATATTGAGGGTAAGTCGAACTGGCAATATAGCATCGCCTATGACGGGCGAAGTTCATTCAACAGGCCAAAGGTATAGCGAATGGTGGAACTAATTGACAACTACGGAGTGAGTTTATTACTACCGTAGAAAGCATGCATGCCGATCACTATGAAGCTTCGACTCTTGCGGTGGAATtcactatattatttttataacacCATTATTAAGTAGTTGGATTTAGTTCAATGCAAGTTCACAATTTATTTTCCcacaatatttgaaatttttaaattagtttcaagctCAACGAGATCAAAAACCTTCAGAGCGTAGTATAGCTTTCACACTTTTCTATCCCAACACCTACTAGCAATTCAGAAAGACCCAACCATGGAttgcaaagaaactgaaaagccGTTGCCTGCAATCCATCATAGTCACTATATCAGACCATTAGAAGGATGCAGTGATTGTGCTGCACCATCAAAGGTAGGTAGGTACTCGTCGAAACAGGAACCTTCTCTCTTCAATGAAAATTGATTATGTTTGCACGGTCATCGCACGGTGGGACAACGGTGAATTGTATCAGGTTAAAATTAATACAGCCAAGGATCTCACTTAttacatttgatttatttgattctcaAAATCTCCctttatattgtgacaaataatAAAGTAAGCTCAGATTCCAAATTTCACTTCATTTGGAGAATTTTTAACGCCCGCCTACTTCGGTTGAAGTTTTCGTCATTGCACTATGGGAAAATAGGTGGgcaatacattaaatgctatttttGAAGTCAAACTCGGAAAACTAAAATTTATATCTTTTCTTAAAGGAAATAGCTTCTGTATTTGTGTAAAAATCTACTTGCTTCTGTAAAAGTATGGACGGTTGAGTTTTAGGATATTTTGTTCACGATATCCCCCATTTTAAATAACACTTCTTCgcaatcatacatttttttgcCGTTGGTACGTTACTCACgttatttatttcgattatagaagttttaaccttagggtcattcgtctcttttatcgggttagaaaaatctccttACAAATACCTCTAACTCTATTTTCGGGGTTGgggccagagttaaaaatagttgaagctcttttttgaaggTTAGATTTAATATCatacaataatattcatttcactaaataTGTTATCAAAAGTTGGTAAAGCAcctaaaacaatattcattatCGCTTtaattgtgccagggcctagtttgatgcgtttgattcgtttttgCATGTTCCCTTCGTGCAACATTCGGAGATGAATGAATACCTGCACTGAATGAAAGACGCCTGACGTTTTCGTTAGCGTTACTGAATATTGAAGATAAATGCGGCtgaaaatggtcaattttcattcgatgtttttgaatatttgtaactctggtTAGGACACGAGCCCAGGggaactgcgtacaaggcaatcgatttaacaACTACACTATGCCTTCCCCTCTTTGTGACCT encodes:
- the LOC131679438 gene encoding elongation of very long chain fatty acids protein AAEL008004-like, which encodes MVVEDRGDFIEGSLDTVDSCVHPISSGDDVERDILQKGGAVDSLLQNVCYEECFEDIPPGSQGVQVNKLTPTFVDGQQNRYNQLFLVFGRGLTAPPDCYFQYHNFTNTKPVDPTTFFSLFPQGLDGAWLRHYSWRCQPVDWTESPPAMRVARGCYVYFLAKLSELLDTVFFTLRKKDKQISFLHLYHHTVMPMISWGATKYYPGGHGTFIGVINSFVHIVMYSYYMMAAMGPQFHKYLWWKKYITDLQMIQFGMAFMHSAQLLWTDCGYPRWSVCFTLPNAIFFYMLFNDFYKNTYGVRRAARLAAAKRKAEEERVLREIHGKPADKEL